A stretch of the Gracilinanus agilis isolate LMUSP501 chromosome 4, AgileGrace, whole genome shotgun sequence genome encodes the following:
- the PAFAH1B1 gene encoding platelet-activating factor acetylhydrolase IB subunit beta, with protein MVLSQRQRDELNRAIADYLRSNGYEEAYSVFKKEAELDMNEELDKKYAGLLEKKWTSVIRLQKKVMELESKLNEAKEEFTSGGPLGQKRDPKEWIPRPPEKYALSGHRSPVTRVIFHPVFSVMVSASEDATIKVWDYETGDFERTLKGHTDSVQDISFDHSGKLLASCSADMTIKLWDFQGFECIRTMHGHDHNVSSVAIMPNGDHIVSASRDKTIKMWEVQTGYCVKTFTGHREWVRMVRPNQDGTLIASCSNDQTVRVWVVATKECKAELREHEHVVECISWAPESSYSSISEATGSETKKSSKPGPILLSGSRDKTIKMWDVITGMCLMTLVGHDNWVRGVLFHSGGKFILSCADDKTLRVWDYKNKRCMKTLNAHEHFVTSLDFHKTAPYVVTGSVDQTVKVWECR; from the exons aaatcGAGCTATAGCAGATTATCTTCGTTCAAATGGCTACGAAGAGGCATATtcggtttttaaaaaagaagctgaaTTAGATATG aatgaaGAATTAGATAAGAAATATGCTGGTCTTTTGGAAAAAAAGTGGACATCAGTTATCAGATTACAAAAGAAG GTTATGGAATTAGAATCAAAGCTAAATGAAGCAAAGGAAGAATTTACGTCAGGTGGACCTCTTGGTCAGAAACGAGACCCAAAAGAATGGATTCCTCGACCTCCAGAAAAGTATGCATTGAGTGGACATAGGAGTCCAGTCACTCGTGTCATTTTCCACCCAGTTTTCAGTGTTATGGTCTCTGCTTCTGAGGATGCTACAATAaag GTGTGGGATTATGAAACTGGAGATTTTGAACGAACTCTTAAGGGACACACAGACTCTGTACAAGATATTTCCTTTGACCACAGTGGCAAACTTTTGGCTTCTTGTTCTGCTGATATGACCATTAAACTTTGGGATTTCCAAGGTTTCGAGTGCATCAGAACCATGCATG GCCATGATCACAATGTCTCTTCAGTAGCCATCATGCCTAATGGAGATCACATAGTATCTGCCTCCAGGGACAAAACTATAAAAATGTGGGAAGTGCAAACTGG ctacTGTGTGAAGACTTTCACAGGACACAGAGAATGGGTGCGCATGGTGCGGCCAAATCAGGATGGCACCTTAATTGCCAGTTGTTCTAATGACCAGACAGTTCGTGTATGGGTAGTAGCCACAAAGGAATGCAAAGCTGAGCTCCGAGAACATGAGCATGTGGTTGAGTGCATTTCCTGGGCCCCAGAAAGCTCTTATTCCTCTATCTCTGAAGCTACAGGATCTGAG ACTAAAAAAAGTAGCAAACCTGGGCCTATCTTGCTGTCTGGATCCAGAGACAAGACCATTAAGATGTGGGACGTTATCACTGGCATGTGCCTTATGACCCTT GTGGGCCATGATAATTGGGTACGTGGAGTTCTCTTCCATTCTGGGGGAAAGTTTATTTTGAGTTGTGCTGATGACAAGACCCTACGTGTGTGGGACTATAAGAACAAGCGATGCATGAAGACCCTCAACGCGCATGAACACTTTGTTACCTCCTTGG atttcCACAAGACGGCACCATACGTGGTTACTGGAAGTGTAGATCAAACAGTAAAAGTGTGGGAGTGCCGTTGA
- the CLUH gene encoding clustered mitochondria protein homolog isoform X1 — protein MLLNGDCLDKKSEEPKENGHEEAEPSDEASGQEVIVIQDTGFTVKILVPGIEPFSLQVSPQEMVQEIHQVLMDREDTCHRTCFSLQLDGNVLDNFSELRTIEGLEEGSVLRVVEEPYTVREARIHVRHIRDLLKSLDPSDAFNGVDCNSLSFLSVFTDGDLGDSGKRKKKGIEMEPIDCTPPEHILPGSKDRPLCALQPQNRDWKPLQCLKVLTMSGWNPPPGNRKMHGDLMYLFVITAEDRHVSITASTRGFYLNQSTAYNFNPKPASPRFLSHSLVELLNQISPTFKKHFSLLQKKRVQRHPFERIATPFQVYSWTAPQVEHAMDCVRAEDAYTSRLGYEEHIPGQTRDWNEELQTTRELPRKNLPERLLRERAIFKVHSDFTAAATRGAMAVIDGNVMAINPSEETKMQMFIWNNIFFSLGFDVRDHYKDFGGDVAAYVAPTNDLNGVRTYNAVDVEGLYTLGTVVIDYRGYRVTAQSIIPGILEREQEQSVIYGSIDFGKTVVSHPRYLELLEKTSRPLKIQRHRVLNDRDEEVELCSSVECKGIIGNDGRHYILDLLRTFPPDLNFLPVAGEELPEDCRRAGFPKSHRHKLCCLRQELVDAFVEHRYLLFMKLAAIQLMQHKANRAESPGPLENGTSEARASVTPEAAEAAGEEGASGLAKVKELAETIASDSGPAVDPKSREVIQNACKAVGSVSSTSFDIRFNPDIFSPGVRFPESCQDEVRDQKQLLKDAAAFLLSCQIPGLVKDCTDHTVLPMDGATLAEAMHQRGINIRYLGKVLDFVLRSPARPQLDHIYKIGISELITRSAKHIFKTYLQGVELSGLSAAISHFLNCFLSSFPNPVAHLPADELVSKKKNKRRKNRPPGGADNTAWAVMTPQELWKDICQEAKNYFDFDLECETVDQAVETFGLQKITLLREISLKTGIQILLKEYSFDSRHKPAFTEEDVLNIFPVVKHVNPKASDAFHFFQSGQAKVQQGFLKEGCELITEALNLFNNVYGAMHVEICACLRLLARLHYIMGDYAEALSNQQKAVLMSERVLGIEHPNTIQEYMHLALYCFASSQLSTALSLLYRARYLLLLVFGEDHPEMALLDNNIGLVLHGVMEYELALRFLENALAINAKYHGAKSLKVALSHHLVARVYESKAEFRSALQHEKEGYTIYKSQLGENHEKTKESSDYLKCLTQQAVALQRTMNEIYRNGSSANIVPLKVTAPSMASVLEQLHIINGILFIPLSQKDLENLKAEVVRRHQLQETSKASARDADAAAAGVAAESREEAKSSLSPGGDPPALSSV, from the exons GAGGGGCTGGAGGAGGGCTCTGTGCTCCGGGTGGTAGAAG AGCCGTATACTGTACGGGAAGCCCGAATCCACGTGCGCCACATCCGAGACCTGCTGAAGAGCCTGGATCCCTCTGATGCCTTCAATGGGGTGGACTGCAACTCCCTCTCCTTCCTGAGCGTTTTCACAGATGGTGACCTAGGAG ATAGTGGGAAGCGGAAGAAGAAAGGCATTGAAATGGAGCCCATAGACTGCACGCCACCTGAGCACATCCTTCCTGGGAGCAAGGATCGGCCCCTGTGTGCGCTGCAGCCCCAGAATCGAGATTGGAAG CCTCTGCAGTGTCTGAAGGTGCTCACCATGAGTGGCTGGAACCCCCCACCTGGGAACCGGAAAATGCACGGGGATCTCATGTACCTGTTTGTGATCACGGCCGAGGACCGACATGTTAGCATCACGGCCTCCACTCGAGGCTTTTACCTGAACCA GTCCACAGCATACAACTTCAACCCCAAGCCTGCCAGCCCCCGATTCCTGAGCCATTCCTTGGTGGAGCTGCTCAACCAGATCAGTCCAACCTTCAAAAAACACTTTTCTCTGCTGCAGAAGAAAAG GGTCCAGCGCCATCCTTTCGAGAGGATCGCCACCCCGTTCCAGGTTTACAGCTGGACGGCCCCCCAGGTGGAACATGCCATGGACTGTGTGCGGGCCGAGGATGCCTACACGTCTCGGCTGGGCTATGAAGAGCATATCCCTGGCCAG ACCCGAGACTGGAATGAGGAGCTGCAGACAACAAGGGAACTCCCTCGCAAGAACCTTCCTGAGCGGCTGCTGAGAGAACGTGCCATCTTTAAG GTCCACAGCGACTTCACAGCAGCGGCCACCCGGGGGGCCATGGCAGTCATTGATGGCAACGTCATGGCCATCAACCCCAGTGAGGAGACCAAGATGCAGATGTTCATTTGGAACAACATCTTCTTCAGCCTGGGCTTCGATGTCCGAGACCACTACAAAGACTTCGGTGGGGACGTGGCCGCGTATGTGGCCCCCACCAATGACCTGAACGGGGTGCGCACTTACAATGCCGTAGATGTCGAGGGCCTCTATACACTGGGCACGGTGGTGATAGACTACCGGGGGTACCGCGTCACGGCCCAGTCTATCATCCCCGGCATCCTCGAGCGGGAGCAGGAGCAGAGCGTCATCTACGGTTCCATTGACTTTGGCAAGACTGTGGTGTCCCACCCGCGTTACCTGGAGCTCCTGGAAAAGACGAGCCGGCCTCTGAAGATCCAGAGGCACCGTGTGCTCAACGACCGCGACGAGGAGGTGGAACTCTGCTCCTCCGTCGAGTGCAAGGGCATCATCGGCAACGACGGCCGCCACTACATCCTGGACCTGCTGCGCACCTTCCCTCCCGACCTCAACTTCCTGCCTGTGGCTGGCGAGGAGCTGCCCGAGGACTGCCGGCGGGCCGGGTTCCCCAAGTCCCACCGCCACAAGCTCTGCTGTCTGCGTCAAGAGCTGGTGGACGCATTTGTGGAGCACAG GTACCTCCTCTTCATGAAGCTGGCCGCCATTCAGCTCATGCAGCACAAAGCCAACAGGGCTGAGAGCCCAGGCCCCCTAGAGAATGGTACTTCAGAGGCCAGGGCTTCGGTGACGCCAGAGGCTGCGGAGGCTGCAGGAGAGGAAGGGGCGAGCGGCCTGGCCAAGGTGAAGGAGCTTGCCGAGACCATCGCCTCCGACAGCGGCCCAG CAGTGGACCCCAAGAGCCGGGAGGTGATCCAGAACGCCTGTAAAGCCGTGGGCTCTGTCAGCAGCACCTCCTTTGATATCCGCTTCAATCCTGACATCTTCTCACCAG GGGTGAGATTCCCCGAGTCCTGCCAGGATGAAGTTCGGGACCAGAAACAGCTGCTGAAAGACGCCGCAGCCTTCTTGCTGTCCTGCCAGATTCCTGGCCTG GTGAAAGACTGCACAGACCACACGGTGCTGCCCATGGATGGGGCCACATTGGCAGAGGCCATGCACCAGCGTGGCATTAATATCCGCTACCTGGGCAAGGTGCTGGACTTTGTGCTCAGGAGCCCAGCCCGCCCTCAGCTGGACCACATCTAT AAAATTGGCATTAGCGAGCTCATCACGCGGTCTGCCAAGCACATCTTCAAGACCTACCTTCAG GGTGTGGAGCTCTCCGGCCTCTCAGCAGCCATCAGCCACTTCCTGAACTGCTTCCTGAGTTCCTTCCCCAACCCTGTGGCTCACCTCCCTGCTGATGAGCTTGTCtccaagaagaagaacaagaggagaaaaaaccGGCCCCCAGGAGGAGCGGACAACACAGCCTGGGCCGTCATGACCCCCCAGGAGCTCTGGAAGGACATCTGCCAGGAGGCCAAGAATTACTTTGATTTTGACCTGGAGTG TGAGACCGTTGACCAGGCTGTGGAGACCTTCGGACTGCAGAAGATAACCCTCCTCCGCGAGATCTCCCTGAAAACGGGGATCCAG ATCTTACTGAAGGAATACAGCTTTGACAGCAGGCACAAGCCGGCCTTCACCGAGGAGGACGTCCTCAACATCTTCCCTGTGGTCAAGCACGTCAACCCCAAGGCCTCGGACGCCTTCCACTTCTTCCAGAGTGGCCAGGCCAAAGTACAGCAGG GCTTCCTGAAGGAGGGCTGCGAACTCATCACGGAGGCCCTGAACCTCTTCAACAACGTGTACGGGGCCATGCACGTGGAGATCTGTGCCTGCCTCCGGCTCCTGGCCCGACTTCACTACATCATGGGGGACTACGCAGAG GCCTTAAGTAACCAGCAGAAGGCAGTGCTGATGAGTGAGCGGGTGCTGGGCATCGAGCACCCCAACACCATCCAGGAATAC ATGCACCTGGCCCTGTACTGCTTCGCCAGCAGCCAGCTGTCCACGGCCCTGAGCCTCCTGTACCGGGCCCGCTACCTCCTGCTGCTCGTCTTTGGGGAGGACCATCCCGAGATGGCTCTGCTGGAT AACAACATCGGCCTGGTGCTGCACGGGGTCATGGAGTACGAGCTGGCGCTGCGTTTCCTGGAGAACGCGCTGGCCATCAACGCCAAGTACCACGGGGCCAAGTCCCTCAAGGTGGCCCTCAG TCACCACCTGGTCGCCCGGGTCTACGAGAGCAAAGCCGAGTTCCGGTCGGCGCTGCAGCACGAGAAGGAGGGCTACACCATCTACAAGAGCCAG CTCGGCGAGAACCACGAGAAGACCAAGGAGAGCTCCGACTACCTGAAGTGCCTCACCCAGCAGGCCGTGGCCCTGCAGCGCACCATGAACGAGATCTACCGCAACGGCTCCAGCGCCAACATCGTGCCGCTCAAG GTCACCGCCCCCAGCATGGCCAGCGTCCTGGAGCAGCTTCACATTATCAACGGGATCCTCTTCATTCCCCTCAG ccaaaaagatctggagaacctGAAGGCTGAGGTGGTGCGGCGGCACCAGCTTCAAGAAACCAGCAAGGCCTCCGCGAGGGATGCAGACGCCGCCGCCGCCGGTGTTGCCGCCGAGTCTCGAGAGGAGGCCAAGTCCAGCCTCTCGCCGGGGGGCGACCCCCCTGCCTTGAGCTCAGTGTGA